The Candidatus Effluviviaceae Genus V sp. DNA segment AGTCGGCCGCATACAGATACAGGGACCGCCCGGCACAGCGTGCCGGGCGGTCTCTTCATGTTCGGGCTGGTTGTGCTCTGCTAGAAGATGTCGCGGAAGAACCTCTTGATCTTCGTCCAGGTACCGTCCTCGACCGGCGACTCGGGTGTCGTCCGAATGTTGAGCTTGATGTCCTCGACGTGCCACCAGCCGGCGTGCTCCGGGGGAGCCTCGATGAACACCTCCTGGCAGACGAACTCGATCGGCTCGGTCGTCACGACCTCTGTGCAGTAGTTCGGGTAGACCTCGTGGTATGTGTGCTGGCGCCCGGAGAACGGCTCGAGGTAGATGTCGACGCGTCCCTCCATCGAGCGCAGCAGGTAGGTCGGCCCGACCCAGTCGATGTGGTGCCATTCACCGCCGAACTGGATGCTCTCGCACACATCGATGGATCCGTCGCCATTGCCGTCGTCGTGCCCGGTCTGCTCGACGTCCTCACAGAAGTTCGAGGCCGGATGCAGTGTGTGCCAGAATGAGCCGTCATCGGGCCACGAGTTGTCCGCCCGGATGCCCTGATACTCGAGCACCATCGGTTCCTGGGCGGCCGCCCCCGCGGCCAGCACCAGAAGAGCAGCTCCGCAGACGATCATCACTCGCATCATGTCTCCCTCCTCCCGCGCGCCAGTTGCGCGCCCTCGGTCCGTCGTCGACCCGCCGACCGACCACCGGTCAACGTACAGAAGTGCCTCCGGGAGCGCAAGGTGCAGTTTGCGTGCCCTTCCGGCGTTCGTCGTGCAGAGCCGAACGATGGTTCACTGTCGGACAACGAAGGGCTGGGGCTGTCTGATGGAGGGAGGAGAACAGACCGAGCGCCCGGCCGAATGACCGGGCGCTCGGTGGACTCACAGGATCCAGGGCTGGTCTAGAAACCGAAGAAAGACTTCAGCCTCGACCAGGTGCTCTGCTCGACGGGACTGCCGGCCTCTGTGACGGTGATGTCCAGTCGGACCTCCTCGATGTGCCACCAGCGACCGCCGACGAGAACGTTGTCGCATGCGGTCACTTCACCGTCGCCGTTGTCCTCCCAGCCTTCGACCGGGTAGTACATGCAGAACTCGGGACCCGCGACGACGTGCCACATCTGGCCCGTCGGATCGCCGGAGGCCTGCGGGTCTTCCGGCTCGACGAACCACGGCTCGCCGGTACCCAGATCGACCATGTAGTAGGTTGGTCCGGCCCAGTCGACGTGGTACGTGACGCCTCCGATCACAATGTTGTCGCAGACGCTGACGACACCGTCGCCGTTGTCGTCGTAGCTCTCCTGTGTGTGAACGACGCAGAAGTTCGGGTGGAGCTCGTGCCACTCAGAGCCGTCCGCCGGAATGTCGAAGCGGATGGGGGCCACGCCGAGCTCAAGGTACATCTGAGCACTGACCGGGGCCGCGAGCGAGACGAGCGCGATGAGCGTAAGAACGACACAACAACGCATGGCTACCTCCCTGATGGGCTCAAGGCCGCTTGTGGGCCGCGCACTCGCGCGGTCGCCCCGGCGAACGATACGCCGCCCGCCCTGAGGGCACCTCAGGGTACCACAGGCTTTCACTTGAGTCAATGAGCGTTTCCCGAGTGTCGCTCGATAACGTGATGTCCCTGCTTCACGTCGTGCGCCCAAGTTCCTTGACAGGGACTGCCGCGCTCCTAAGATGGAGGTTGCATGGGTGCAACGGTCCCGTCGAGGCCACTGACCCTCTGCGCAGGAGTGCCGATGGCAGACAACGAACGAGACAGACCGGAGCGCGGCATGTCGCCGGTGCAGGGCGGCCATCGCGAACGGGAGGTGCAGCCGCCAGTCGACGCGGCCGGCGTGATCCTCGACAGCATCGCCGAGGGTGTCTTCACGGTGGACGGCGAGTGGTGCATCACCTCGTTCAACCGCGCCGCCGAGGAGATCACCGGCACGCCGCGTGACGAGGCGATCGGCCGTCCGTGCTGGGAGGTCTTCCGGACAAGCATCTGCGAGTCGGCCTGCGCCCTCAAGGAGACGATGCGGACGGGGGAGAGGATGCTCAACCGCAGGGTCTTCATCGTGACATCCGAGGGTGAGCGAAAGCCGATCGCGGTCTCGACCGCGCTGCTCCGGGACGCGGACGGCGAGGTGGTCGGGGGAGTCGAGACGTTCCGGGACCTGTCGGTCGAGGAGACCCTTCGGAAGGAACTTCGCGGAAGAAGAGGGCTCGGCGACATGGTCGGCGGGAGCCGGCCGATGCGGGAGATCTTCGAGCTGCTCCCGGACGTCGCCGAGAGCATGAGCACCGTGCTTATCCTCGGTGAGAGCGGCACCGGCAAGGAGCTGCTGGCCCGGGCCATCCACGATCTCAGTCCGAGAAGCGATGGGCCGTTCGTCGTCGTGAACTGCGGCGCCCTGCCCGACAATCTCCTCGAGTCAGAGCTCTTCGGGCACAAGGCCGGAGCGTTCACCGGCGCGAGAGGCGACCGTGAGGGCCGTTTCGCGCGCGCCCGAGGGGGGACGATCTTCCTGGACGAGATCGGTGACGTCTCGCCGAACCTCCAGTCACGACTGCTCCGCGTACTTCAGGACGGGAGCTTCGATCCGGTCGGGGCCTCCCGGCCCGAGTCGTCTGACGCGCGCGTCATCGCCGCCACCAACCGCGACCTCGCCGGCATGGTCGAGAGCGGCGAGTTCAGGCAGGACCTCTACTACCGCATTAATGTCTTCCCGATGACACTCCCGCCGCTCCGGGAGCGCCGCGAGGACATCCCGTATCTCGTCGACCACTTCATCGAGCGGTTCCGGCGCCTGAAGGGCAAGGAAATCACCGGCATCGAGCCCGGGGCCCTTTCGCTCCTGATGCGGGCCGAGCTCCCCGGCAATGTGCGCGAGCTCGAGAACGTCATCGAACATGCCTTCATCATGGCCCGGGGCAGTACGGTCCGCGCGCGCCATCTGCCGGAGTCGGTCCGCGGACGGAGCGGACGGCCCGAACCGGCATCGTTCGACGACGCGGAGCGCGATCTCATCGTCCGCACACTGGCGAAGACGGGATGGAACCGGACGGCCGCCGCGCGGGAGCTCGGGATCCACAAGACGACGCTCTGGCGCAAGATGAAGAAGCTGGATATCGAGCCGCCCGCGTGATGTCCGGTCCGAGCCCCGTGCCTGCGAGTCGCGCCGGACCGCCGCTGCGTGTGAACCCGCTGGGTTGCGTGCCTGCAATATATGCCCTGTTGTGGGTTGCACTAGTGCATCATGCCTCCGCTCTTCACCGGCAGCACCCCCTCCGTCTGATGCTCGGTAAAGCCTTATAAGTTAGTCATTTGCGTGCGTCGCGAGCGCCGCTCCGCTGATTCGGCACGGTCTCTGCTGTATTGTATGACCGGAGGTTCATGATTTGCGTGTCGGCATCCCGATCTGGAACGAGCATGTGTCACCTGTCCTCGATGCGGCGGAGCGCCTGCTCGTCATCGAGTTCGAGGACGGAAAGCCGGACAGGACCGAGACGAGACGATTGGCGCGGGCGAGCGCTGCCGAGGTGGGCGCGTCCGTAAGAGGCGCCCGCGTCGACGTGCTCATCTGCGGAGCGTTGTCTGCCGAGCTCGCCCGCATCCTGGCCGGGAGCGAGACGCGGGTCGTTCCCTGGGTGACCGGCACAGCCGACGAGGTGGCGCGGGCCTTCATCGAGGGCACGCTCGGAGACCCGCGCTTCTCGCTGCCCGGCTGCCGCCGCGGCTTCGGCGGCAAGAGACGAAGACGTCGCGGCGGCGGCGTCGGGGGAGGAGGCAGGAGACGATGAAGATAGCAGTGACTTCGACGGGTGCCGATCAGTCGAGCGCGGTCGACGCGCGGTTCGGGCGCGCACCATGGCTCCATGTTTTCGACACGGATTCGGGAGAGCACACGGCGATCGACAACACGGCGAACGCACAGGGTCGCTCGGGTGTGGGTGTGACCACGGCGCAGCGCGTCGCGGACGCGGGCGCCGACGTCGTCCTGACGGGACGGCTCGGACCGAACGCCCAGCGCGTGCTCGAGGGCTCCGGGATCAAGGTCGTTCTCGGGGTCGACGGCACAGTGCGGGCCGCGGTCGATTCCTACACGGACGGAAGGTGAACGACACAGCAAGGGAGGTAGTGGAATGCCACGCGGAGACGGAACTGGACCGATGGGACAGGGACCGATGACGGGTCGCCGAGCGGGCTACTGTGCCGGCTACGGTGTCCCGGGATACATGAACGCGGCGCCCGGCGGCGGTTGGTACGGTCGGGGTCGGGGCGGCAGAGGCGGCCGCGGCTATCGTCACATGTACTACGCGACCGGCCTGCCCGGATGGGCGCGCTACGGGGCGCCGGCCTACGGACCGGCCTATGCCGGGCCGCAGGCGCCGACCCCGGAGCAGGAGACGGAGGCGCTCAGGGCCGAGGCCGGGCGTCTCGAGGATGCGCTCAGGGACATTCACTCGCGGCTCTCCGAGCTCGAGGAATCGGAGTCCAACGAATGACGGCGAGGGCGCGGGCGGTCCAACGCGGCCGGCCGCGCCCCACGTTTGACCGGAGGAGAGCGTGCGCGTCGCAGTGGCGAGCGGAAAAGGCGGGACGGGCAAGACGACGATCGCGACGGGGCTGGTTCTGTCGGCACGCGCGGCGGGACGCTCCACGGCATACGTCGACTGCGACGTCGAGGAACCCAACGGGCACATCTACCTTCGGCCCGAGATCGAGGCCGTGACACCGTCGACGACCACCGTTCCAGTGATCGACGAGAACTCGTGCACGCTCTGCAGAGCGTGTGCCGAGACATGCCGGTTCAACGCGCTGGCGGTCGCGGGACGGAGGGTGATGACGTTCCCCGAGCTCTGTCACGCGTGCGGGGCGTGCTCGCTGGTCTGTGCCGCCGGAGCGATCAGCGAGGAGCCGCGCGAGACGGGCCTGGTTCGTATGGGCGCGTCGGATTCAGTGAGATTCGTGGACGGCCGGCTGACCGTCGGCGAGGCAATGCCCGTGCCGCTTCTGCGGGACGTCATCGCGCGAGCACCCGACACCTCGTTGACCGTCTTCGATGCGCCGCCCGGCACGTCGTGCACCGTCGTCGAGACCCTCTCCGCCGTCGACCGGGTGCTCCTGGTCGTCGAGCCGACCCCCTTCGGGCTTCACGACCTCTCGCTGGCGGCTGAGCTCGTCGCCGATCTGGGGCGTCCCGCCCGCGTTGT contains these protein-coding regions:
- a CDS encoding PAS domain-containing protein produces the protein MSPVQGGHREREVQPPVDAAGVILDSIAEGVFTVDGEWCITSFNRAAEEITGTPRDEAIGRPCWEVFRTSICESACALKETMRTGERMLNRRVFIVTSEGERKPIAVSTALLRDADGEVVGGVETFRDLSVEETLRKELRGRRGLGDMVGGSRPMREIFELLPDVAESMSTVLILGESGTGKELLARAIHDLSPRSDGPFVVVNCGALPDNLLESELFGHKAGAFTGARGDREGRFARARGGTIFLDEIGDVSPNLQSRLLRVLQDGSFDPVGASRPESSDARVIAATNRDLAGMVESGEFRQDLYYRINVFPMTLPPLRERREDIPYLVDHFIERFRRLKGKEITGIEPGALSLLMRAELPGNVRELENVIEHAFIMARGSTVRARHLPESVRGRSGRPEPASFDDAERDLIVRTLAKTGWNRTAAARELGIHKTTLWRKMKKLDIEPPA
- a CDS encoding dinitrogenase iron-molybdenum cofactor biosynthesis protein; translation: MRVGIPIWNEHVSPVLDAAERLLVIEFEDGKPDRTETRRLARASAAEVGASVRGARVDVLICGALSAELARILAGSETRVVPWVTGTADEVARAFIEGTLGDPRFSLPGCRRGFGGKRRRRRGGGVGGGGRRR
- a CDS encoding dinitrogenase iron-molybdenum cofactor biosynthesis protein, with protein sequence MKIAVTSTGADQSSAVDARFGRAPWLHVFDTDSGEHTAIDNTANAQGRSGVGVTTAQRVADAGADVVLTGRLGPNAQRVLEGSGIKVVLGVDGTVRAAVDSYTDGR
- a CDS encoding P-loop NTPase, which produces MRVAVASGKGGTGKTTIATGLVLSARAAGRSTAYVDCDVEEPNGHIYLRPEIEAVTPSTTTVPVIDENSCTLCRACAETCRFNALAVAGRRVMTFPELCHACGACSLVCAAGAISEEPRETGLVRMGASDSVRFVDGRLTVGEAMPVPLLRDVIARAPDTSLTVFDAPPGTSCTVVETLSAVDRVLLVVEPTPFGLHDLSLAAELVADLGRPARVVINKDDGSGRGEAAAEEHGLEVVGSFLEERIIAEMCSRGEHPVRSDREYAAEMNRVQRALDEARVIGGR